A single window of Oerskovia paurometabola DNA harbors:
- a CDS encoding ABC transporter substrate-binding protein, whose translation MNKRRISTAIIGLTSLALVATACSGGSGDGGTSSAGSSDVLTIGMPNGPQTDNSNPFANTSSAMSLGYAFAIYEPLAQVNTVRPSEDPTPWLASEWEWNADYTQLTLTARDGVKWSDGEDFTADDIAYSFQIRKDNEGLNTFALPFGDIAVDGNKVTVSFTSGQFVKQAQILQLFIVPEHIWKDVDDPTTWTNEEPVGTGPYTLKSWTAQAATLTARDDYWGGELGVKELRYSSYNDNNALTNALVSGEAQWGWTFIPDYQKVYIDANPDVNNQWAPTGLGVDSLFLNTETEPFDDVAVRKAVQMVLDRQQISDLASSGVFPPLLNVTGMPEPAGTDFITAPFQGTKYTVDVDGAKKVLADAGYTLDGTTLKDPEGNAVTFTLTNPTGWSDYLTELQMVADAVKPLGIAATVEGQNADAWFTAIAEGDFQASMHWTDGGATPWDTYSNQMDGAQYMPLGERANWNFGRFKNDEATAALATYANATDEAARTAALETVQQVFVDEVPTIALLGRPAAAQYSTKNFVGWPSDEDPYANPQPTTANASLILTKLKPAS comes from the coding sequence ATGAACAAGCGCAGGATCAGCACGGCGATCATCGGGCTCACGTCCCTCGCCCTCGTCGCCACCGCGTGCAGCGGCGGCAGCGGCGACGGGGGCACCTCGTCGGCAGGCAGCTCGGACGTGCTCACGATCGGCATGCCCAACGGCCCGCAGACCGACAACTCGAACCCCTTCGCGAACACGTCCTCGGCGATGTCGCTCGGCTACGCGTTCGCGATCTACGAGCCCCTCGCCCAGGTCAACACCGTGCGGCCCTCCGAGGACCCCACGCCGTGGCTCGCGAGCGAGTGGGAGTGGAACGCCGACTACACGCAGCTCACGCTCACGGCCCGCGACGGCGTCAAGTGGTCCGACGGCGAGGACTTCACCGCCGACGACATCGCCTACTCGTTCCAGATCCGCAAGGACAACGAGGGCCTCAACACGTTCGCCCTGCCCTTCGGCGACATCGCGGTCGACGGCAACAAGGTCACGGTCTCCTTCACCTCGGGCCAGTTCGTCAAGCAAGCCCAGATCCTCCAGCTCTTCATCGTCCCCGAGCACATCTGGAAGGACGTCGACGACCCCACGACCTGGACCAACGAGGAGCCCGTCGGCACCGGCCCGTACACCCTCAAGTCGTGGACCGCGCAGGCCGCGACGCTCACCGCGCGCGACGACTACTGGGGCGGCGAGCTCGGCGTCAAGGAGCTGCGCTACAGCTCCTACAACGACAACAACGCCCTCACCAACGCCCTCGTGTCGGGCGAGGCGCAGTGGGGATGGACCTTCATCCCCGACTACCAGAAGGTCTACATCGACGCGAACCCCGACGTGAACAACCAGTGGGCCCCCACGGGTCTCGGCGTCGACTCGCTCTTCCTCAACACCGAGACCGAGCCGTTCGACGACGTCGCCGTCCGCAAGGCCGTCCAGATGGTCCTCGACCGCCAGCAGATCTCCGACCTCGCGTCCTCGGGCGTCTTCCCGCCCCTGCTCAACGTCACCGGCATGCCCGAGCCCGCAGGCACCGACTTCATCACCGCGCCCTTCCAGGGCACGAAGTACACGGTCGACGTCGACGGCGCCAAGAAGGTCCTCGCCGACGCCGGCTACACCCTCGACGGCACGACCCTCAAGGACCCCGAGGGCAACGCCGTGACGTTCACGCTCACCAACCCCACGGGCTGGTCCGACTACCTGACCGAGCTCCAGATGGTCGCCGACGCCGTCAAGCCCCTCGGCATCGCCGCGACCGTCGAGGGCCAGAACGCCGACGCATGGTTCACCGCGATCGCCGAAGGCGACTTCCAGGCCTCCATGCACTGGACCGACGGCGGCGCGACCCCCTGGGACACCTACTCCAACCAGATGGACGGAGCCCAGTACATGCCGCTCGGCGAGCGCGCCAACTGGAACTTCGGCCGCTTCAAGAACGACGAGGCGACCGCAGCCCTGGCCACGTACGCCAACGCCACGGACGAGGCAGCCCGTACCGCCGCGCTCGAGACCGTCCAGCAGGTCTTCGTCGACGAGGTCCCGACCATCGCGCTCCTCGGACGCCCGGCCGCGGCCCAGTACTCGACCAAGAACTTCGTGGGCTGGCCCTCGGACGAGGACCCGTACGCGAACCCGCAGCCGACGACGGCGAACGCGTCGCTGATCCTCACGAAGCTGAAGCCGGCTTCCTGA
- a CDS encoding ABC transporter ATP-binding protein: MSSDTHTAPVAPPPAAPVLEARGLTKHFPVKGLRSHAVVHAVDGVDVSLRSGQVVALVGESGSGKSTIARLLARLYTQTSGEILLHGEPVTAHRGRAFRRYCRRVQMIFQDPFGSLNPVHTIRYSLTRSLRIHQPKLRGQALEDALEALLNRVQLQPERYVDKYPHELSGGQRQRVAIARALAADPEVLLADEPISMLDVSIRIGILNLLKDLRDRLGIAILYITHDIASARYFADETRVMYAGRIVEHGESELVTQEPAHPYTQLLVRSAPDPENLAAQDRTGANGEPPSMVRPPEGCRFSPRCPFATDLCRSTVPGLVPVGDGREVACWGYVDASEVDPAERDLLPVLGAARVGVSA; the protein is encoded by the coding sequence ATGAGTTCCGACACGCACACCGCCCCGGTCGCGCCCCCGCCCGCCGCGCCCGTCCTCGAGGCCCGCGGGCTCACCAAGCACTTCCCCGTCAAGGGGCTGCGGTCCCACGCCGTCGTGCACGCGGTCGACGGCGTCGACGTCTCGCTGCGCAGCGGCCAGGTCGTCGCGCTCGTGGGGGAGTCCGGCTCCGGCAAGTCGACCATCGCCCGGCTCCTCGCCCGCCTGTACACGCAGACGTCGGGCGAGATCCTGCTGCACGGCGAGCCCGTGACCGCGCACCGCGGCCGGGCCTTCCGCCGGTACTGCCGGCGCGTCCAGATGATCTTCCAGGACCCGTTCGGCTCCCTGAACCCGGTCCACACGATCCGCTACTCGCTCACGCGCTCGCTGCGGATCCACCAGCCGAAGCTGCGCGGACAGGCGCTCGAGGACGCCCTCGAGGCGTTGCTCAACAGGGTGCAGCTCCAGCCCGAGCGGTACGTCGACAAGTACCCGCACGAGCTCTCGGGCGGGCAGCGCCAGCGTGTCGCGATCGCGCGCGCCCTGGCCGCCGACCCCGAGGTGCTCCTCGCCGACGAGCCCATCTCGATGCTCGACGTGTCGATCCGCATCGGCATCCTCAACCTCCTCAAGGACCTGCGCGACCGCCTCGGCATCGCGATCCTCTACATCACGCACGACATCGCCTCGGCCCGGTACTTCGCCGACGAGACCCGCGTCATGTACGCGGGCCGCATCGTCGAGCACGGCGAGAGCGAGCTCGTGACGCAGGAGCCCGCGCACCCGTACACCCAGCTCCTGGTGCGCTCGGCCCCCGACCCGGAGAACCTCGCGGCGCAGGACCGCACGGGCGCGAACGGGGAGCCTCCGTCGATGGTCCGCCCGCCCGAGGGCTGCCGGTTCAGCCCGCGCTGCCCGTTCGCGACGGACCTGTGCCGGAGCACGGTTCCCGGCCTCGTGCCCGTGGGCGACGGCCGCGAGGTCGCCTGCTGGGGCTACGTGGACGCGTCCGAGGTCGATCCTGCCGAGCGGGACCTGCTCCCCGTGCTCGGCGCCGCACGAGTGGGGGTGTCGGCATGA
- a CDS encoding ABC transporter permease — protein MKYFLRRIVFYVITAWAAITINFFIPRMMDGDPVSSFINKNQGRISSEARESLYVLFGLDSGASLWEQYVDYWKMLFSGDLGLSIMLFPSTVSEVIAQALPWTIGLVGIATVISFLLGSFLGVVIGWRRGSWADGLLPITTFFSSVPYFWLGLVAIMLFSVTWSIFPSSGAYQPGLVPGWNWEFISSVIQHGTLPAITIVLSSVAGWILGMRNMTVTVTSEDYVTVAQAKGLSERRVMFGYAARNAILPQVSGFALSLGFIVSGTLVMEKVFSYQGVGFTLLQAIGAHDYPLMQGIFLMITLSVLVANILADLAYVVLDPRTRQEG, from the coding sequence ATGAAGTACTTCCTGCGACGCATCGTCTTCTACGTGATCACCGCCTGGGCGGCCATCACGATCAACTTCTTCATCCCGCGCATGATGGACGGCGACCCGGTGTCGTCCTTCATCAACAAGAACCAGGGCCGCATCAGCTCCGAGGCCCGCGAGTCGCTGTACGTCCTGTTCGGGCTCGACAGCGGCGCCTCCCTCTGGGAGCAGTACGTCGACTACTGGAAGATGCTGTTCTCGGGGGACCTGGGCCTGTCGATCATGCTCTTCCCGAGCACCGTGAGCGAGGTCATCGCGCAGGCCCTGCCGTGGACCATCGGCCTGGTCGGCATCGCGACGGTCATCAGCTTCCTGCTCGGCTCGTTCCTCGGCGTCGTCATCGGCTGGCGCCGTGGGTCGTGGGCCGACGGCCTCCTGCCGATCACCACCTTCTTCTCGTCCGTGCCGTACTTCTGGCTGGGCCTGGTCGCGATCATGCTCTTCTCGGTGACGTGGTCGATCTTCCCGTCGTCGGGCGCCTACCAGCCGGGGCTCGTGCCCGGGTGGAACTGGGAGTTCATCAGCTCCGTGATCCAGCACGGCACGCTGCCCGCGATCACGATCGTGCTGTCCTCGGTCGCGGGCTGGATCCTCGGCATGCGGAACATGACGGTCACGGTCACCTCGGAGGACTACGTCACGGTCGCACAGGCCAAGGGCCTCTCGGAGCGTCGCGTGATGTTCGGGTACGCGGCCCGCAACGCGATCCTGCCGCAGGTCTCGGGCTTCGCGCTGTCCCTCGGATTCATCGTGTCGGGGACGCTCGTCATGGAGAAGGTCTTCTCCTACCAGGGCGTGGGCTTCACGCTCCTGCAGGCGATCGGCGCGCACGACTACCCCCTCATGCAGGGCATCTTCCTCATGATCACGCTGTCCGTCCTCGTGGCGAACATCCTCGCCGACCTCGCCTACGTGGTCCTCGACCCGCGCACCCGACAGGAGGGCTGA
- a CDS encoding ABC transporter permease codes for MTGIPVQMDHAQLDTGSEPLAPEVPRRRKGTRKKQKLLFLRNGKSFTGLAILGFFAILAVVGPWIAPYDPSAMSPDVLQPPSAAHWLGTTHVGQDVFSQILVGTRGVMIVGFVAGIGATLLSILVGVSAGFLGGVSDELLSSLSNIFLVIPALPLIIIVAGQLPDAGGLTVALILAATSWAWGARILRAQTLSLRRRDFVEAARANGESTWRIVWFETLPNLTAIMASSFVGTVTFAILMQTTLAFIGVTSISDWNWGTILFWAEQQQALSRGAWWWFVPAGLCIAMLGMALTLINFGIDEFVNPRLRSTGASPRALRRRRISPRIGFTAVVREGVPVASRAGATSTSRPDGATRPGALPTPTGAAPSGRGTGAPAPGGPGTPGSTRDDRDTDGTTARKENAR; via the coding sequence ATGACCGGCATCCCCGTCCAGATGGACCACGCCCAGCTCGACACCGGCTCCGAGCCGCTCGCCCCCGAGGTGCCCCGGCGCCGCAAGGGGACGCGCAAGAAGCAGAAGCTCCTGTTCCTGCGCAACGGCAAGTCCTTCACGGGGCTCGCGATCCTGGGGTTCTTCGCGATCCTCGCGGTCGTCGGGCCGTGGATCGCTCCCTACGACCCGAGCGCGATGTCGCCCGACGTCCTGCAGCCCCCGAGCGCCGCGCACTGGCTCGGGACCACGCACGTCGGCCAGGACGTGTTCTCCCAGATCCTCGTGGGCACGCGCGGCGTCATGATCGTCGGTTTCGTCGCGGGCATCGGCGCGACGCTCCTGTCGATCCTGGTGGGCGTGAGCGCGGGCTTCCTGGGGGGTGTGAGCGACGAGCTGCTCTCGTCGCTGTCCAACATCTTCCTCGTCATCCCCGCCCTGCCGCTCATCATCATCGTCGCGGGCCAGCTCCCCGACGCGGGCGGGCTCACGGTCGCGCTCATCCTGGCCGCGACGAGCTGGGCGTGGGGTGCGCGCATCCTGCGCGCCCAGACCCTGTCGCTGCGCCGTCGCGACTTCGTCGAGGCCGCACGCGCCAACGGCGAGTCGACGTGGCGCATCGTGTGGTTCGAGACCCTGCCCAACCTGACGGCCATCATGGCGTCGAGCTTCGTGGGCACGGTGACGTTCGCGATCCTCATGCAGACCACGCTCGCGTTCATCGGCGTCACGTCGATCTCGGACTGGAACTGGGGCACGATCCTCTTCTGGGCCGAGCAGCAGCAGGCCCTCTCTCGCGGCGCGTGGTGGTGGTTCGTCCCGGCGGGCCTGTGCATCGCGATGCTCGGTATGGCCCTGACCCTCATCAACTTCGGGATCGACGAGTTCGTCAACCCGCGCCTGCGCTCGACGGGCGCGAGCCCGCGCGCCCTGCGCAGGCGCCGCATCTCGCCGCGCATCGGCTTCACGGCCGTGGTCCGCGAGGGGGTGCCGGTCGCGTCCAGGGCGGGCGCCACGAGCACCAGCAGGCCCGACGGCGCCACGCGCCCGGGTGCGCTGCCCACCCCGACCGGTGCGGCGCCGTCGGGCAGGGGGACGGGCGCGCCCGCCCCGGGCGGGCCGGGCACCCCGGGGAGCACGCGCGACGACCGCGACACCGACGGCACGACCGCACGCAAGGAGAACGCCCGATGA
- a CDS encoding ABC transporter ATP-binding protein: protein MTVTDLPPAGSPTGTGSPVLEIRDLHVAYGYGPEPVRALRGVNLTLHEGEVLGIAGESGCGKSTLVYAATRLLPPPGLITGGEVLFHGGVGSAGGEPVDILRMSDKELRRSRWQDTAIVFQGAMNSLNPVYRVGKQLTDAIAAHRPGMSRFDRNERAAELLSMVGIATDRISAYPHQLSGGMRQRVMIAMALALEPKVLIMDEPTTALDVVMQRQIVEQIIELRDRLGFSVVFITHDVSLLIEVADRIAIMYAGEIVEQASASDVYRRPRHPYTHGLLNSFPPLHGPKRPLVGIPGSPPDLQALPSGCPFRPRCAHVMDACADVHPTLGPTSLGLPGVGEPGRSVACLLHDGHGEVPAELRV from the coding sequence ATGACCGTCACCGACCTTCCCCCCGCCGGGTCTCCCACCGGGACGGGCAGCCCCGTGCTGGAGATCCGCGACCTGCACGTCGCCTACGGCTACGGCCCCGAGCCCGTTCGCGCGCTGCGCGGGGTGAACCTCACGCTGCACGAGGGCGAGGTCCTGGGGATCGCGGGCGAGTCGGGCTGCGGCAAGTCGACCCTCGTCTACGCCGCGACCCGGCTCCTTCCCCCGCCCGGACTCATCACGGGCGGCGAGGTCCTGTTCCACGGGGGCGTGGGGAGCGCGGGCGGCGAGCCCGTCGACATCCTGCGCATGAGCGACAAGGAGCTGCGCCGCTCGCGCTGGCAGGACACCGCGATCGTGTTCCAGGGCGCCATGAACTCGCTCAACCCGGTCTACCGGGTCGGCAAGCAGCTCACCGACGCGATCGCGGCGCACCGCCCCGGCATGTCACGCTTCGACCGCAACGAGCGGGCCGCCGAGCTGCTGTCCATGGTCGGGATCGCGACGGACCGCATCTCGGCGTACCCGCACCAGCTCTCGGGCGGCATGCGCCAGCGCGTCATGATCGCGATGGCGCTCGCGCTCGAGCCCAAGGTGCTCATCATGGACGAGCCCACCACGGCGCTCGACGTCGTCATGCAGCGTCAGATCGTCGAGCAGATCATCGAGCTGCGCGACCGCCTGGGCTTCTCGGTCGTCTTCATCACGCACGACGTGTCGCTGCTCATCGAGGTCGCCGACCGCATCGCGATCATGTACGCGGGCGAGATCGTCGAGCAGGCGTCCGCGAGCGACGTGTACCGGCGTCCTCGGCACCCGTACACGCACGGGCTGCTCAACTCGTTCCCTCCCCTGCACGGACCCAAGCGGCCGCTCGTCGGCATCCCGGGCTCGCCGCCCGACCTCCAGGCCCTGCCGAGCGGGTGCCCGTTCCGGCCGCGCTGCGCGCACGTCATGGACGCGTGCGCCGACGTCCACCCGACGCTGGGTCCCACGTCGCTGGGCCTGCCCGGTGTCGGCGAACCGGGCCGGTCGGTCGCGTGCCTGCTCCACGACGGGCACGGCGAGGTCCCCGCGGAGCTGCGCGTCTGA
- a CDS encoding phosphatase PAP2 family protein: MPGRVVAGLTAVAAVVLTWQVWNVFVATEQGQFLDQAAFRGADYGQGTLWSFASPVLDVVSVSFVVLGLGTAMGIALLRRRWGLAVQVAFLVVGANVTTQLTKKVVLDRPDLIGGWNGNSLPSGHTTVAGSVSVALLMAVPRGYRPVVALLGGTYTAATGISTLVGEWHRPSDVVAAVLVVLAWGALVLAFTPTSALDELPAGRSGAYPGSVVVSVLLIAGGLVAALVAAWCLREVYPASWGMTDLAETTAYVGGASGVVAATAISFAMLLLLRQATSRPPRR; encoded by the coding sequence GTGCCGGGACGCGTCGTGGCGGGTCTCACCGCGGTCGCCGCCGTCGTCCTCACGTGGCAGGTGTGGAACGTCTTCGTGGCGACCGAGCAGGGGCAGTTCCTGGACCAGGCGGCGTTCCGTGGCGCCGACTACGGGCAGGGGACGCTGTGGTCGTTCGCGTCCCCCGTGCTCGACGTCGTCTCGGTGTCCTTCGTCGTCCTCGGGCTGGGGACCGCGATGGGCATCGCGCTCCTGCGGCGTCGATGGGGACTCGCGGTCCAGGTCGCGTTCCTCGTCGTGGGAGCCAACGTCACGACGCAGCTCACGAAGAAGGTCGTCCTCGACCGCCCGGACCTCATCGGCGGGTGGAACGGCAACAGCCTCCCCAGCGGGCACACGACCGTCGCCGGTTCGGTGTCGGTCGCGCTGCTGATGGCGGTGCCGCGCGGCTATCGCCCCGTCGTCGCGCTCCTGGGCGGCACGTACACGGCGGCCACGGGCATCTCGACGCTCGTGGGGGAGTGGCACCGACCGAGCGACGTGGTCGCGGCCGTGCTCGTGGTCCTCGCCTGGGGAGCGCTGGTCCTGGCGTTCACACCCACCTCGGCCCTCGACGAGCTCCCCGCCGGCCGGAGCGGCGCCTACCCGGGGTCGGTCGTCGTGTCGGTGCTCCTCATCGCAGGCGGCCTCGTGGCTGCGCTCGTCGCGGCCTGGTGCCTTCGCGAGGTCTACCCCGCGAGCTGGGGCATGACGGACCTGGCGGAGACCACGGCCTACGTGGGGGGCGCGTCGGGGGTGGTCGCCGCGACGGCGATCTCGTTCGCGATGCTCCTCCTGCTCCGACAGGCCACGTCCCGTCCCCCGCGCAGGTGA
- the topA gene encoding type I DNA topoisomerase, with the protein MSSGRKLVIVESPTKARKIQGYLGDDFEVESSVGHIRDLPQPSELPADMKKGPFGKFAVNVDEGFEPYYEVYADKKKKVAELKRALKNADELYLATDEDREGEAIAWHLLEELKPKVPVHRMVFHEITREAIERALENTRDLDEHLVDAQETRRILDRLYGYEVSPVLWRKVRQGLSAGRVQSVATRLVVERERERMAFVAAEYWDVSGTFSLADSSAEDADKSFDARLVQLGGARVASGRDFDDRGQLKPASARDGVVQLGEQAAAAVVGGLADADFAVRSLETKPYTRRPAAPFTTSTLQQEASRKLRFNSRQTMRTAQALYENGYITYMRTDSPSLSAEATDAARRQAAELYGPEFVPGSPRVYASKAKGAQEAHEAIRPAGDSFRTPAQVAREISGDQFKLYELIWKRTVASQMADAKGSTASVRLAAPVAGSEAEVAGKEAVFAASGTVITFRGFLAAYEEGTDDGAETADGTPAKSGRRRNDEDARLPQMGEGDLLDGRDLTADGHSTSAPPRYTEASLIKALEERGIGRPSTYASTISTVQDRGYVLPRGQALVPSWLAFAVIRLLEEHFEWLIDYDFTAEMEADLDAIAAGDKDRVAWLTRFYFGDGTGREEGEGLRQLVDDLGEIDARDINSVQIGEGIQLRVGRYGPYVEDLSVEVKEGENPPRASVPDDLAPDELTVDKARELLAAGADDGRILGTDPESGNPVVARAGRYGPYVTEQLPEPKFDEGLSAAALKKAKAALPKPRTASLLKDMSLDTVTLEDALRLLSLPRVVGTDPETGVEITAQNGRYGPYLKKGTDSRTLPSEEAMFTVTLEEALELYKQPKRGRGATATPPLRELGDDPTSGKPIVVKDGRFGAYVTDGETNRTLPRDLTPESITPEKAIELLAEKRAAGPAKKKAPARKAPAKKPAAKKAPAKKATAEKK; encoded by the coding sequence ATGTCCTCAGGTCGCAAGCTCGTCATCGTGGAGTCCCCCACGAAGGCACGCAAGATCCAGGGCTACCTCGGTGACGACTTCGAGGTGGAGTCGAGCGTCGGGCACATCCGCGACCTCCCGCAGCCGTCCGAGCTGCCCGCCGACATGAAGAAGGGGCCCTTCGGCAAGTTCGCGGTCAACGTCGACGAGGGCTTCGAGCCGTACTACGAGGTCTACGCGGACAAGAAGAAGAAGGTCGCGGAGCTCAAGCGCGCCCTGAAGAACGCCGACGAGCTCTACCTCGCGACCGACGAGGACCGCGAGGGCGAGGCCATCGCGTGGCACCTGCTCGAGGAGCTCAAGCCCAAGGTGCCCGTGCACCGCATGGTCTTCCACGAGATCACGCGCGAGGCCATCGAGCGTGCGCTCGAGAACACGCGCGACCTCGACGAGCACCTGGTCGACGCCCAGGAGACGCGCCGCATCCTCGACCGCCTCTACGGCTACGAGGTCTCGCCCGTGCTGTGGCGCAAGGTCCGTCAGGGTCTCTCGGCGGGCCGTGTCCAGTCGGTCGCCACGCGCCTGGTCGTCGAGCGCGAGCGTGAGCGCATGGCGTTCGTCGCGGCCGAGTACTGGGACGTGTCCGGCACGTTCTCGCTCGCCGACTCCAGCGCCGAGGACGCCGACAAGAGCTTCGACGCCCGCCTGGTCCAGCTCGGCGGGGCGCGCGTGGCCTCGGGCCGCGACTTCGACGACCGCGGTCAGCTCAAGCCCGCCTCGGCGCGCGACGGCGTGGTCCAGCTCGGCGAGCAGGCCGCGGCCGCCGTCGTCGGCGGACTTGCCGATGCCGACTTCGCGGTCCGCAGCCTCGAGACGAAGCCGTACACGCGCCGTCCGGCCGCGCCGTTCACGACCTCGACCCTCCAGCAGGAGGCGAGCCGCAAGCTCCGCTTCAACTCGCGGCAGACCATGCGCACCGCGCAGGCGCTGTACGAGAACGGCTACATCACCTACATGCGTACGGACTCCCCGTCGCTGTCGGCCGAGGCCACGGACGCCGCCCGCCGCCAGGCCGCCGAGCTGTACGGTCCCGAGTTCGTGCCGGGCTCCCCTCGCGTCTACGCCTCGAAGGCGAAGGGCGCGCAGGAGGCGCACGAGGCCATCCGCCCCGCCGGCGACTCGTTCCGCACCCCGGCCCAGGTCGCCCGTGAGATCAGCGGCGACCAGTTCAAGCTGTACGAGCTCATCTGGAAGCGCACCGTCGCCTCGCAGATGGCGGACGCCAAGGGCTCGACGGCGTCGGTGCGGCTGGCCGCGCCGGTCGCGGGCAGCGAGGCAGAGGTCGCCGGGAAGGAGGCCGTGTTCGCGGCCTCCGGCACGGTCATCACGTTCCGCGGCTTCCTCGCCGCGTACGAGGAGGGCACCGACGACGGCGCGGAGACGGCCGACGGCACCCCCGCGAAGTCCGGCCGCCGTCGCAACGACGAGGACGCCCGCCTGCCCCAGATGGGCGAGGGCGACCTGCTCGACGGGCGCGACCTCACGGCCGACGGGCACTCGACGTCCGCACCCCCGCGCTACACCGAGGCCAGCCTCATCAAGGCTCTCGAGGAGCGCGGCATCGGACGTCCGTCCACGTACGCGTCGACCATCTCGACGGTCCAGGACCGCGGGTACGTGCTGCCGCGCGGTCAGGCCCTCGTCCCGAGCTGGCTCGCGTTCGCCGTGATCCGGCTCCTGGAGGAGCACTTCGAGTGGCTCATCGACTACGACTTCACCGCGGAGATGGAGGCCGACCTCGACGCGATCGCGGCCGGTGACAAGGACCGCGTCGCGTGGCTGACCCGTTTCTACTTCGGGGACGGGACGGGCCGCGAGGAGGGCGAGGGGCTGCGCCAGCTCGTGGACGACCTCGGCGAGATCGACGCGCGCGACATCAACTCGGTCCAGATCGGCGAGGGCATCCAGCTCCGTGTCGGTCGGTACGGCCCGTACGTCGAGGATCTCTCGGTCGAGGTCAAGGAGGGCGAGAACCCGCCGCGGGCCTCGGTCCCGGACGACCTGGCCCCCGACGAGCTCACGGTCGACAAGGCGCGCGAGCTCCTTGCCGCGGGCGCCGACGACGGCCGGATCCTCGGCACCGACCCGGAGTCTGGGAACCCGGTCGTGGCCCGCGCGGGACGCTACGGCCCGTACGTGACCGAGCAGCTCCCCGAGCCGAAGTTCGACGAAGGCCTGTCGGCCGCCGCGCTCAAGAAGGCCAAGGCCGCGCTGCCCAAGCCCCGCACGGCGTCGCTGCTCAAGGACATGAGCCTGGACACCGTGACGCTCGAGGACGCCCTGCGTCTGCTGTCGCTGCCGCGCGTCGTGGGCACGGACCCGGAGACGGGCGTCGAGATCACCGCGCAGAACGGCCGGTACGGCCCGTACCTCAAGAAGGGCACGGACTCGCGCACCCTCCCGTCCGAGGAGGCCATGTTCACGGTCACCCTCGAGGAGGCGCTCGAGCTGTACAAGCAGCCCAAGCGCGGCCGTGGAGCCACGGCCACCCCGCCGCTGCGCGAGCTCGGCGACGACCCGACGTCGGGCAAGCCCATCGTGGTCAAGGACGGGCGTTTCGGCGCGTACGTCACGGACGGCGAGACCAACCGGACGCTGCCGCGCGACCTGACGCCCGAGTCCATCACCCCGGAGAAGGCCATCGAGCTCCTCGCGGAGAAGCGCGCGGCCGGCCCGGCGAAGAAGAAGGCACCGGCCCGCAAGGCACCGGCCAAGAAGCCCGCCGCGAAGAAGGCCCCGGCCAAGAAGGCGACGGCCGAGAAGAAGTAG
- a CDS encoding glycerol dehydrogenase, with translation MSEVPIRTLISPLRYVQSRGALSRLGEFVAPIGTKPLLVADDVVWEIVADTVAESFQAANLRREREGFGTYATAAAVDHLARRIRETGADVIVGIGGGSTIDAVKAAGHLEGVRWVSVPTVASTDAPCSALSVIYTDEGAFEEYRFFPHNPDLVLVDTQLVANAPVKFLVAGIGDALATWIEARAVAKANATTMAGGLPLITGTALAELSWKILWENSLPAIEAVKEHLVTPAVDAVVEANTLLSGLGFESGGLAAAHAIHNGLTAAPQTHGLTHGQKVNIGSLTQLVLEGAPSQEIRDFVEFTTRVGLPNTLTEIGLTTADVGDLRRVAEAATAPGETIHAMPFEVRVPELVDALRSIEGLSRSIRADAGLPEPVKHTHH, from the coding sequence ATGTCCGAGGTCCCGATCCGCACCCTCATCAGCCCTCTGCGCTACGTGCAGTCGCGCGGCGCGCTGTCCCGGCTCGGTGAGTTCGTCGCCCCGATCGGCACCAAGCCGCTCCTGGTGGCCGACGACGTGGTCTGGGAGATCGTCGCGGACACCGTCGCCGAGTCGTTCCAGGCCGCGAACCTGCGCCGCGAGCGCGAGGGCTTCGGCACGTACGCGACCGCGGCGGCCGTCGACCACCTCGCCCGACGCATCCGCGAGACCGGCGCCGACGTGATCGTGGGCATCGGCGGCGGCAGCACGATCGACGCGGTCAAGGCCGCCGGGCACCTCGAGGGCGTCCGCTGGGTCTCGGTGCCCACCGTCGCCTCGACGGACGCGCCCTGCTCGGCGCTGTCGGTCATCTACACCGACGAGGGCGCGTTCGAGGAGTACCGCTTCTTCCCGCACAACCCCGACCTGGTCCTCGTAGACACCCAGCTCGTCGCGAACGCCCCGGTGAAGTTCCTCGTCGCGGGCATCGGCGACGCGCTCGCCACGTGGATCGAGGCCCGCGCCGTGGCCAAGGCCAACGCGACGACCATGGCGGGCGGACTGCCCCTCATCACGGGTACCGCGCTCGCCGAGCTCTCCTGGAAGATCCTGTGGGAGAACTCGCTGCCCGCGATCGAGGCCGTCAAGGAGCACCTCGTCACGCCGGCGGTCGACGCCGTGGTCGAGGCCAACACCCTGCTGTCCGGGCTGGGCTTCGAGTCGGGCGGCCTCGCAGCGGCCCACGCGATCCACAACGGGCTCACGGCCGCGCCGCAGACCCACGGCCTCACGCACGGCCAGAAGGTCAACATCGGCTCGCTCACCCAGCTCGTGCTCGAGGGGGCGCCCTCGCAGGAGATCCGCGACTTCGTCGAGTTCACGACGCGCGTCGGGCTGCCCAACACGCTCACCGAGATCGGCCTCACGACGGCCGACGTGGGCGACCTGCGCCGCGTCGCCGAGGCCGCGACCGCCCCGGGCGAGACCATCCACGCGATGCCGTTCGAGGTCCGCGTGCCCGAGCTCGTCGACGCGCTGCGCTCGATCGAGGGGCTGTCGCGCTCGATCCGCGCGGACGCGGGCCTGCCCGAACCGGTCAAGCACACGCACCACTGA